caatttctctttttctctactcATCTCCATTCTCTTACAGAATGCTTGGTGCAAAGTAATTGCTCAATAGGTATTTTTTGAGTAGAAATTTAAAGTGTTCCAAATGTTTTATATTTGCTCATAAAAATAAGTGAGTGAgggaaaatatttacttatagAACAAATTTATCTTATTTGACAAACAACATGCTTCAAAATTTCCATGGGAATGACCAAAGGAGGCCTTACAACTAGGAGTCTGGTATCCAGTTTTGGGGAAAGGAGGCAAAAATGACCTCCCCAAGTGCCACCTTGTGGTCAgtagtggaattgttgggtcaatGGTATCGCACACgtacaaattcattcattcaggtaACTAGGTTTTTTTGTAGTACACTAGATTTGGGGATAGAATAATGAACAATTATGCTACGCTTTTATGGAATTTATATTCAAGTCAGAGTAACAGATGATAAACAAGTAATTTAAATAATTGCATGTTGTGTGaagatataaaggaaataaaatatggaaataaaggaaataacatacaaagaaataaaatatttatgttgaaagaaaattttaggaGGCAGGATCTGGTTGAGATACATAGGTTAAGTAATATCTTGCCAATAAAGTGGTATAAGTTAAGACCTGAAGGATGATGAGAGGGAGATCGAATGTCCTAGAAAAGAACAATGAGGGGAAATGGAAGTGGGATGATAAGAGCAAAGCCCTACAACAGAGAAGAGGTTGATGggtttgaaagtaaaagaaagctggaaaggcTGAAGCAAAGCAGAAAGGTAACAATGACCAATTGAGGCATATTGAAGAAACATACTCTACTACTCACCAATAATAGGAAATGAACTACTCATACATGTAACAGTATGGATGAATCTAAAAAACCTTACACTTACTCAAGACACCAGACTCAAAAGAATGAACCATTTATTcttatatttacataaagttctagtgagagaaaaattaatctatagtgaAAGAAATCAGGTCAGGGTTTGCCCGGTTGGGGTAGAAAGGACGGGATTGACAATAAAGAGGCGGGAGAAGTCTTCAtgaagtgatggaaatgttctatacctTAGTTGGACTGGTAGCTACACAGGCACTTACATGTGTCAGAGATCCTTAAACTgtgtattaaaatatttgcattttatgatCACAAGTTATACAGCAATAAAGctaattttaaacagaaaaaagagagactcaCAATAAGTAACTGATTTGCTGATATGGGGATCATGGTCCCATAGAATTCTAAAAATTGGGAATTATGAAAATACTCCTTCAGAATAGCCATTCGTTTCTGGGGGCACTTTTAGAATCCAATAGCTGTTTCTTTCTGAGAGAAGGAAACATGGTCCTGATTCCTCTTAAAGCACCTTCATCTGATGTTAGTTTTAGTAACTTAGCTTGAGTTCCAGAACCTTCTTCACTACTGGTTGACTTTGCAAGAAAGCTGGTGAATGAGgataaaaacacaaatgcaatgaatgtgatggatatgtttattaccttgtTTGTTGTGATGATATCACGGGTGTATGCATATATCCCAACTTATCAAAATTATgctttaattttgtaaatttgtatttttgtgcATATTTTTGTATGCTCAGAACACATCAATAAAGTTGAAAAGCTtgaaaaaactaaaggaaagatAGTTCTCTAAAAAAAGCTTAAATTGTTTAAAGGAAATTGAATATTAACAAATATGATTAAAATTTCTAGTGGCTTTCtccctacctttttttttttatagaacgctttatttttattttattttattgggttttttttttttttttgaggaagattagccctgagctaacatctgctgcctatcctactctttttgctgaggaagactggccttgagctaacatctgtgcccagcttcctctactttatatgcgggacgcctacaatagcatggctggacaagaagtgcataggtccacacccagggtcagaaccagcaaaccctgggccaccaaagcggaatgtgtgcactgaaccgctgtgccaccaggccagcccctctttctgcCTTTAACTGTGCATAATCTATGTTCAGAGAaaaattttcttcctcattcttttccaAAACTTCTTCATTCTGAAATCCACTGTCATCAGAGAATCAGCAAATTTTGGAAAGAGAGACCAACACTCAGCAAACCTAATCCTCATTGTTAGCAGTCTTGAGAAGCTGTGATTCTGGCAGCAATTTTACACTTAGATTTTCAAGCTTTTCTGGAACTAACTTTATTCTGGAGTGCCTCATCCTTTCAGATTGCCAACTCCACTCCTCTAGGCTTTGGCACTGAATTAACCTCTTCTGTACACTTTTGCTGTTGTTTCAACTACATTTTTCTCACACTAAAATTAAACTTCCACAAttgagaataatttttaaaagtacataaatgtgcaaaaaaaacattaaaatgccgCAAATCTCACTATTCTGAGTAGCTATTATTAGCCATCTGATGTATTTCCCGAATCCTTTTCTATGCACATGTAGGCCTTTTTAGAATTGGCATCAGTGTTATGCaccattgtttttacttttttttcttgtttaatattATGCCTTGATAATTTTTCAAATCCTTAGATACTCTTTGCAAATGCAGTACTTAAATAATACATGACATTCAATTGCTCATTGCTTTACCTGGTTTCTAGAATGTTTTCCggttttcattttgataaataatgAATCTATGAATGTCTTTGtatcttttttctaaaattctatttctataagAGATTCCAAGATGGGGAAATTATATGCACTTTTCAACTGTTTTGATGGAAATTTCTAAACTCCTTCTTAACAAGGTATACCAACTTATATTTCTACCGATGGTGTAAAAATAATTTTCGCCTTAGTGGTCTGTAGAAGATGGCATTTCTTTCAAATCTTCACTAATTTGATAGGCGAACatgtcttttaatgttttcttgtGATGATAAACATAGGGTCAATTCAGCATTTATTCTCAATAATGTCTCTCAGAGAGCTCTTGTTACGGCAATCCTAAAAATTGTTTCTTTAGCTTCTGGAGGTTGAGGACCTTTGAGCCAATTGTTCAGAGAAGACTTTGTGACAATATGTGATGGCCTGGCAATCTTTCTGCATTTATGTCCCCAGATCAGTGGGGCGATTGAGGTTGTTGTGATGTCATGCCTCTTGGATCAGGGGTCTTTGCCACAACATCCTTGAATAACCCTGTCCCTGATCTGTTTGGTTCTAACTCCGTAAATGATGGGGTTGAGCATGGGAGGGACCAGTAAATAGAGATTAGAGAACATGATGTGTACTACTCGGGGCACATGATGTCCAAAGCGGTGGGTGAGGAAAGTAAAGAGGGCTGGGACGTAAAGAGCCAAGATGACACAAATATGGGAAGCACATGTGCCAAAAGCCTTGAGCCGGGCTTCACCAGAGGGCAACCCCAGCACAGTTTTCAAAATCATCACATAGGATATACTGATGACAATCGTATCAAAGCCAGCCACAGAGAAGGCCACAAAGAGCCCATATGCACGATTTATGGTAGTGTCAGCACACACCAGCTTCAGCACAGCCATATGCTCACAGTATGACTGGGGAATGACCTGGTTGGGGCAGAAGGGCATCCTGGAGACCATGAAGCAGAAGGGGCTCACCCACAGCAGCCCTCTCATCATCACTACTGCCCCCAGTTTACCCACCACAGATGGAGTGAGGATACTAGGGTGGCGGAGTGGGAAGCAGATAGCCACATAACGGTCCAAGGCCATAGCCATGAGCACCCCAGACTCCACAGAAGAAAAGGCATGAATGAAGAAGACCTGGATGAGGCAGGCATGGTATTCAATCTCATGATCATGAAACCAGAGTATAGCCAGCATTTTAGGTTgggtggaagaggagaggacCAGGTCAGTGATAGCCAGTATGGCCAGAAACAGGTACATGGGCTCATGCAGCGTGTGGTCAGTTCGGATTATATGAAGGATAGTGATATTGCCAACTATAGCCACAACATACATGGCACCTAGTGGAAAGGCAATCCAAAATTGGGAATGCTCGAGTCCTGGGATCCCAAGCAGGATGAAGGACACAGGATGAGAAGAGTTGTTGTCTGAAGCCAGCATCATAAGATTGTTAATTTGTTCTCTATTGAGAGGGTAATCTACTCTGTGCTGGTGATAACAACaaattaattgttatttttatttataatctttTGGAAGGAGTAATTGAATAATAGAGCATTTCGGTGTAATGGTAAACTGGAATAATTTCAACTGTTTTAATAAATGGAATTTTGCAACATAAAGTGATGCTACTCTTTATCCTTGACTCATATTTATGTCATTCAAAAGGGGGTCAGAACATACTAACTGcaagtataattttttaataacaatcaatatttttcttataagtaAAATCTGCTAagggatttttctttctgtaaaaagtcagatcataaatattttaggctctgtgggccatgcaatctctgttgcaactactcagcttaGCCATTGTTGAATGAAAACAGTTGAAgttaatatataaatgtgtgagtgtgattatatttcaataacctttatttataaaaacagccTGCAAGCCAGATATCGTCTGCAGGCAATAATTTTCTAACTCCTGTCCTAGATGATAAATTTTCATAAAGTCAGTCCTAAACCATGCACTATCCCCAGTGCCTCTGTTTTTGGAATAGAGTAAGAGTTTAATAAGCATTTGCTGAagcaaataacaaataaatgCCATTATTCAGTGGCAATGAATTTATTACCTGAGTTTCTGTATCTTAAAACGTTCTGATAGAACCCTCTAAACACTACTTTGACACATTCCCACATGAGAGTTATGTCCATTTCTCATACTAGAGGCTGCTCTGCAGGCCAGTAAATGATTTTGTGAATGTCATCCTCAGCCTATACCTGCATTACATGGATTGATCGTACTGTCTGACCTCTCTGGTGACCACTACCTATCTCCGAGCCAATGGCACAAAAATTCATCTTGTTCTTACCCAAGACCTTTTCAGTATTTAAACTCCTCATGACCTGAATCTTTGTTTGAAAGTGTTAGTTCTTACCTCCTCCATAATAGAAACACCTAAATAGGAAGAATATCTTTTCAAATCCCCCTTAACAAATCACCTCTGGGGACTAACAAATATTTCATTCACCTGGACCCAATGGTTTCTCAAAGGTTTCTGCAAGATCCCAAATAGACCTAACCTCTTTCTGAGTTTCTCTAGATTTATAACTTGAGAGAAATGGGACTCAGACTTTTTGAGCCTTGTTCCAAGTTGGAAACTTTACCATCCTACCTAGAtaatagctataaatttcctcaaaataaatactCCTATCTACAGTGTGGTGAAAATTCAGAACCACACGCATTATGTTAGAGGATCTAAGTTCTGTTTTATCCCCTTCTGCCTGGCCTGGTCTTCCCAAACAGTTACATATTCTGTTTGAGTTAgagtcttcctctctccttcccttttgccCCCTGTAAGTCACCTTCCACTTGTGAGGACGTAGTCACTGAGGTTGAGGGACACCTGGAAAAGTATACATAGACCATTCTCATTCCTACACTGGGTTCTAGTGAAGATGCTGGCTAAAGATATGATTTCTCCAAGTGCATGATAATCTCTTAGATTAATTATGgaagacttttctatttttatatacataactataagcttttaaattttattgtttctaaCTCTTGCAAAGCCTCTGCGTCCTTATTTTACAGTGAGAAAAATAGAGCTCAGAGTAGTTATATGATTTACCCAAGATCACATAATAAATGAACGCCAAGTGCACAACTCCACACCCAATGCTCTTGGTGGTATACACCACTGTCTCTGGCAGATAATGATTGATTGGGAAGCTCAACTTGGTTTGGGTTAAACAGAGATTGTTGCCCTATCATGACAAAGGCAGATACAAAGGGGACTTGCAAATTATATACTAAATTATGGACGGGTCTGCATTTGGACTCAGAACCCCTGCCACTTCACTGGACTGACTCTACAATAGAGGCCAGGCTGGTCTTCTGGTGTTTCTGGGTACGGGCTATTTTCTATAGGATAGCATCTTTCTTAGATTCTGCCCGTAAGCCTTAATGGGGAACTCACCTCTTCTCCATACTGGTTTTGGGATGGTTATTCCTCTCAACTAGAGTTCAGCTAATCATATTCTGCAGTCCATTTCATAAGCCagtttcttctgcttcttctataTCCCAGACTCTCCAATGACTTTTGCCCAGAACAAAGCTTCCTCATAAGAGATGCTTCTCAGCTTCCTCGTTCCATTCTCCTGGCTCTGGTATTCTGCTCTCAGATTTTCTTTCCTAGGCAGACAGTGGAGGAGTAGAGTTGATCTAGGACTCACATCTGGAGTAGGAGATGGGAGCCCTTGACTAGTGccttttcctctctgtgcttTCCGCTGCTGTCCCATGAAATCTGGTGCCTTCACTACCTGCAATTCCCTTGTGTTTTTTCCCTAACAGCTTTATGAGCTCAACATGGACAGAGTTAAGACTGCAAGTCATGAGAGTGGACAGGGAGTTAACCAATCCTCAATCATTTTTGTCCAGCGTGTGACGTTTTCAATAGTATTTCTGATAGAAAGCACAAATTGCCAGCTTGCTGCTTGGTTGAGGGATGGAAATGTGCATTCTCTAAAGGgtaggaaaaggaagaacaatatTAATTTCCCTTCTTGCGCaacattccttcctctcttccctgctATCAAATATGCCTTGTAACTGCCACTGGCTAGAACTCTTGTGAGCCTACTGCATACTGAAAGGTGAAATTAAGTCATCTTTTTCAAGCATAGTAGCTGGGGCGATTGCACGTTGAATTTCAGATTCAATTTTCTGTTTCCCCGAATACAACCTAACTTTTGAGAACTCAGTGTAGCTTTTGGTTCAGAAAATATGGCAACAACAACTATGTTCTCACACTGATGGAGCTCAACTTTCATCTGTGAGTGTGGGCTTGAATACATCAAGGGTACTGACTGGCTCTGTTGGGCCTCAATTACTCCACTCATTATAATACGGAAATAGTTGTGCCACTCAACTCAACCATTGCTCAAGCCCAAAAGGATAAAGAATGAAATGGGCTGAGATCTTGCTAATGAATACCTTCAGGGAAACAGTTAGACTGTTTTCTAACTTTGGGGTATCTAAATATAAGGCATAGAGCAATATTGCTGGACCAATGTCAGGGGGTCCAACTTCCTTTATGGAGGGATTGTGTATGGAGGCAGTCTTCCTTCTTTCTACAGTTTCCCTGGAGGGCACAATGCAAGTAGTGAGTCTTCTCCCCATCTCAGAAGGAAGCTCAGCAATCTTGGATCTCTGGACCTGGAGCCCCCAGTGAGTCCAGCCATTCCTCACAGTGTGTTGCCTTGGCTTCCAGCTTCTTAGAACCTCTGTGAGTCCTACCCCTCTCTGGAAAGGGCAGAGATGTCTGGTACAAAGGGAACCACTCACCATGGTCTCTGCTGTATCTCTGACTGAGCCTGCACATGACCATAAGCAGATCTACCTGGCTCCTGGGATTCAGCCTTTAGCAGACACCATGGATTAGGCCCTATTTAAACACCTCCTAAGGTCtatcccttcccttcccccaagcattaattctctccctcctcctaaACCTCACTGCCTCATACACACACTAGCTTCCTCTGAGACTGGAGACCAGAGCTGGAAGCATTAACCCCtaactttcctctctcctctgtatACACAAAAGGAAAGGCAGGAAATTTGAATGATTTCTCAAGAATTTGTGTTGCTGAGATTACACGAGTGTGAGTTTATCACTATGCATGTAGTTTTTGTTCATCAGAATGTGTCAGTTTACAATTGAAGGGATATTTTGTGCAATGTGAAAATATGTTGATAGGTTATGTATGTTAATGTGTCTATCTGAGAGATATGTTAATAAACATGTTTTGGGGGCTGGATTCGCATGTGAATGTGAGTGTGTATAATCTTGTGTGTATGTGCAAGTGTGAATAATAATTTGCATTAAATACACATATTTAGTGTGGTAGCGTGGCTCTGTGAGTGCAAGGCCATTAAATACACATGCTTTCCAAGGAGCTCCAAAGCTGATAGTGTGCGATTACGTATCAGTGTGCAACCTGAACAGTTAAAGCCTATGCATAGCTTCTACTCTCTCAATCCCTATATAGGGCCCAGCTggcacttttatttattttttctcagcattCCCTGATATAGGAGATGTCAAAAGAAGATTTGAGCTAGatgtatttaaaaacagaaagtaaagatTTATTTGCAAAGAGTGCAAAGCAGTAAGATTTCAGAAGTTATGCCTCACAAAATCCAAAACCCAACATACATTTTTAGGGAAACAACACAAAAAGTGACCAAGGTTATCAGGTTTACATTAATCTCTTTATGGTAGAGTGAAATCAACATATTCACAAagcttgttatttattttaagatatcACCATAACAAAAATCAGGGACACATATGCTATGGTTAGGGAGTACAGGTTTACAAGAGATATTCTACATTTTACTATTTTGGTGATCAGGCTGACTTTGTAATTTTGCGTTTATCTCAGGttgcaaattctttttcttcttctgcttcttttagCTGGAGTACATGAAGCACTCAATGTAATGAATGTAGAAGAAAGCATcaggttcttctttttttttttccccatagagGAACTTTTGTCCCCAAACAGAATGCGACATCTAAGGATAGgacctgagtttcctcatctcctGGGTCTTCCACAGTGCCAAATCCCATGGTGATTCCAAGCAGAGGTGACACACAGGCTCTTGTGGAAGTTACTTGTTAGGCCAACCACACTATTTTTCAAGTTAGGTGGGCATGACTTGCTTAAATGAGTGTATAGTAGAAAGATCAGTCCTTCTCTAATTGAGCCACCTACAAGGGCCTCAtggtttgtgtctttcaaaaGCTGGTACCTCTGCAGGATGCGTTGAGGACTTAGACATCTGGCTTATAGCCCCACTCTGAACCTACGTTTCCATtcaaatgtgtaaatatttctTGGAAGTGTTGAGAGCCCAGTTGAGGTTGGTTACCATAAACTTCTAGCTATACCAATCTGTGTGTTATGTTTTGTAGGGTTGCTAAGGCAGAGCCAGAGAAAGATGCCTGCAAAGGAAGTTTTGATGAAagaatattttgttgaggatattcaAGTGAGAATCCTGAGACACTTTAGTTTATCTATGTAGAAAGCTCATCCAAATCCGTAGGCTCATATTCCTTATACCCGCACTTATGCTGATCTTTGTTTCCACGGTACCTCAGTCACTCATGTGTGGACAGCACTAGGACCTTGTCAAAGCGCAGAGCTACTCAACCTCTGAATTCTGGAGATTTCCACTCTAACATAGCATCTTATCTTTTTCGTTCTTCCATTCATTCGATATTTTCTACATTCACAATTCCTTTAAACTCtctgtatttttgaaaaaattctttcacctttcttttctttgacagTTCTTTTTTATAAATTCTAGTCCTTGTAGTCCATCATTTTAGTCATACTCATGTGAATaacctcaacaaatatttatccttCATAGCTATCTTCCATAGAGTTATTGCCTCCTGTTACCCTTGTACCACTGAGCAGCTGCTAGAAACAATATCCCGATAAACAGTAACACAATGATTAGATCAGGGCCATCTCAAGTTCATGGTAACCAACTTTACCTGGACTTTCAAACTAacccaaaatatttttagatttctctCCCTTTAATTGTGCACGGACATGATGTTAGAACATTATAATAACTCACCTCTCTAGCTAACTATATTATTCAGACTCTGTCCTCTAAGTTACAGAAATGATCTCCTCTTGCTTTCTCTATCACATccagaagcagaacttccaacCACGATGTTGAAGATTAAACCTCCTTCTTTGGAACTGCAAAAGTGTAATGTGGGATGGCTTTTTCCTGTCTCATTTCTTCTTAATCACTTAAGTAAGCTGCTATCGCCATCATTCTTTCCACCATCCAGGGCTCATTACcacatttaaataaagaaatcaaatatgGTTAGTTGGGAAATATCTAGGTCTATTCTTGCTGACGTCAATATTGTAGTGAAGGGTCTATACActgcaaaaagacaagaaaatgtaTGTGCATTGATTGGAcaattgttatgggttgaattgtgtccccctaaagaTTCTGTGCCCATTGCCAATGTGTGTAGGGGATTATTTTTGGGTTCCTGGGTTCAATTCCAATGTATGTGTTGGGGTAGGGATTCCCATACAATACCAAGCAATTCTCCGACACCAGGGTTTCTGAGAACtcagctcaattctgacactatctacctgaagATAGTGTCAGATTCCACAGTTTGAGGACTCAGTCCTACCAGACTGCACTCTTCCACACACACATCAGACAGCAGTTGCAAGCCCAGGCAATCATTTGTGCTTTTGATCAACTGGATACAAATTGGAAGGTCCAATGACCCCCTCGAACTCAgcatgccaatcacaagtccaggttgttacctgtacttttAACTGACTACCTACAAACTGGAGGTTCCTATGATCCTTCATCGGGGTTGATTAATTCACTAGTACAGATCACAAAACTCGGAGAAAAATTTACATACTAaatcaccagtttattataaattgTTGTAACTCAGTGACATCCAGATGGAAGATGCATAGGGCAAAGTATGGGGGAAGGACctggagcttccatgctctcccCTGTACCCCATTCTCTGAGCACTTCCATTTGTCCatcaacccagaagctctctgaaccctatCCTTTTCgttttttatggaggcttcatcatacagtcatgactgattaaatcatcaGCCATTGGCCATTGATTCAACttccagccctctcccctccccagaggttgtTGGGAGTAGGACTAAAAATTCCAATCCTCTAATCACATTGTTGGTTTCCCTAGCAACCAGCCCCCATGCTTAGGTTTTCTAAGGGCTTTCCAAAAGAGACACTTTTTGCTCTTctcataaaaaaaattacaagggttttaggagctctgtgtcaggaatggGATGAAAAACCAAAGGtatgcttattattattaatcacaaTGTCATAGGGATTTCCCCCACACTACCCAGCAATTcttggacaccagctgggtgtcctacatttcAACTCAATTTGACACTATTAATTTCAAGAtaacatcagattccacaggtttaATACTCAGTCTTACAAAACTGTCCCCTCTCACACATACTTCAGTGGGCTATCACAAGTCCAGGTCCTTACCTGTACTTCTGATTGACTGGCTATGAATCAGAAGTTCCAAATACCCTCTCCTTGGATTTGATTATGTTGCAAGAGTGGCTCAAAGGACTCAGGAAACCCATTTAAGCACTAGATGATAAGTTCCTTAGAAAGGGtacaaatcaacagccagataAAGGGATACATAAGGTGAGGTCTCAAGCaaagactgaaagttccaaccctctattTATGATTGTTTCCCTGATCACCAGCCCCCATCCTAAGTGCTTtccaaagtcacctcattaactaCAACCAAGTCATGGAAGAAAGGGGCTTCTTTGAATAATAAGACACACAATTTGACTTTTCTGGTTCTGAAGCAATTTCAGGAACTAAGGACAAGAGattaaatgttataaaaatgaGGCTCCCACTGATCTTAtgactcaggaaattccaagggtatTGGAAgtgttgatatatatttttttaagattgacacctgagctaatatctgttgtcaacttttttcccttcttctccccaaagcgccccagtatatagttatagattttagttgtaagtccttctggttgtgccatgtaggatgctgcctcagcatagcctgatgaatgatgccatgtccatgctcaggatccgaacaggccaaaccctgggccttatcagagtgtgcaaacttaaccactcagctgtggggccagccccagaagtgtTGATCTTTAACAAATCCAGTTACTTCTCTaacaaaaatgggtttattctgagccagccctg
The Equus caballus isolate H_3958 breed thoroughbred chromosome 7, TB-T2T, whole genome shotgun sequence genome window above contains:
- the OR52R1 gene encoding olfactory receptor family 52 subfamily R member 1 (The RefSeq protein has 3 substitutions compared to this genomic sequence) is translated as MMLASDNNSSHPVSFILLGIPGLEHSQFWIAFPLGAMYVVAIVGNITILHIIRTDHTLHEPMYLFLAILAITDLVLSSSTQPKMLAILWFHDHEIEYHACLIQVFFIHAFSSVESGVLMAMALDRYVAICFPLRHPSILTPSVVGKLGAVVMMRGLLWVSPFCFMVSRMPFCPNQVIPQSYCEHMAVLKLVCADTTINRAYGLFVAFSVAGFDTIVISISYVMILKTVLGLPSGEARLKAFGTCASHICVILALYIPALFTFLTHRFGHNVPRVVHIMFANLYLLVPPMLNPIIYGVRTKQIRDRVIQGCCGKDP